The segment GATCTATACTTTCCAAGTTGTAAGCTACGAGCCCTTCGTCGTGAAATTCAAATCCTCCCGCTTTATACCTTTCCATCCCCGATACCCTAGCAAAAAGCCCTACGATGTTTTTGTTAGGCATAACCCGCTCTATCCACAGTTCTTCTATTCTGGCCATCACTCCAACCGGATAAAATTCCCGATCTTCCAATGACATCGGAAACAAAAATATTTCCTTCCCCTTTCCCGCCTTAAGAAGCATTTTTGAAAAATACGGTTCTAAAAAAAGGCCGGTCATATTTCCGCCGTTGATCCGGGGTAAAACGCCATTGGTAATCGGAAGAGCAAAGGTCTCCAATCAAACCACCTCCTGCCCTGAGGCATTTCTCAAAATTACGAAGTATTCATCCAGCATCGATTTAATTTCACTCACACTATTGCTTCTTTGAATTTTTTGCTTTACAACAGAAGAATGAGGCAACCCCTTCAAGTACCATGCTATGTGCTTTCTCATCTCCAGCAGACCGATTTTTTCACCGTGAAAATTAAAGGCCAGATCAAGGTGCCTGTATATTACAAGCCTTTTCTCGTCCAAGGTGGGTTTCGGAAGTTTTTCGCCCGTCCTTAGATAGTGTTTTATTTCCCTAAAAATAAAGGGGTTTCCCAGTGCACCGCGTCCCACCATGACGCCGTCGCAACCCGTCTGCTCCAGCATCGATAGAGCGTCTTCAGCCGAAAAAATATCGCCGTTTCCAATGACGGGGACATTGACAGCTTTTTTTACTTCCCTTATTATATTCCAATCGGCTCTCCCGCTGTAAAACTGTTCCCTGGTCCTTCCGTGGATTATGACCATCGTCGCTCCACTCTCTTCGGCCATTTTCGAAAACTCGACGGCGTTTACGTGCTCGTCATCCCAGCCCTTTCGGATTTTTACTGTGACCGGCACCCTTGATGTTCTCACCGATTCCCTGATTATCTCCTGGGCCAGGGCCGGTTCCCTCATCAAGGCGCATCCATCGCCGTTTTTCACAATCTTCGGAGTCGGGCATCCCATGTTTATGTTTATAAAGTCAAAAGGGTAATCCTTTATCTTTTCAATGGCTTTACAGAAAAATTCAGGGTCATTGCCAAACAGTTGTACCCCTACCGGATGTTCCATTGGGTCTACCAAGAGTAAAGATTCAGTCTTCTTATCGCCGTAACATAAGCCCCTGGTGCTTACCATCTCGGTTATCACCACATCGGCTCCTAACTCCTTGCAAATCAGCCTGAACGGAAGGTCGGTTATTCCCGCCATCGGCGCAAGGAATATCGGCGGAAAGTCAAGATTGGGGAAACCTTCCCGGTTTCCCCAATCAAATTGCATTTTTTTCATATATTATCCTCAACCCCTCGAGGGTCAACATGCTGTCAACCTTATCTATCGTTCTGGTCCCGGGCGCAATAAGATGCGCAACTCCGCCCGTTGCTACCACAAATATATCTTCCTCACCCAGTTCTTCCTCCATTTCCTTTTTCATCAACTCCACTATGTTGTCTACCAATCCCGCATATCCGTAAAAGAGACCCGATTGAATGTTGGTCGTGGTGTTTTTTCCTATAACCCTTTCGGGCTTTACTATCTCTACCCGGAAAAGCTTCGATGCGCTTTTGAAAAGGGCCTCGGCTGAAATCAAAAGTCCGGGGGCTATAGCGCCCCCGAGGAATTCCATATTAGAGCTTACCGCGTCGAAAGTAGTGGCGGTCCCGAAATCTACAACGATTAGGGGAACTTTATATTTGTAGGTTGCGCCCACCATGTTAACTATCCTGTCTGCTCCCACTTCGCGGGGATTTTCCACCCTTATGTTAATTCCCGTTTTAATGCCCGGCCCGACCAGTAATGGCTTAACTCTGAGATATTTCCCACACATTTTTTCCAAATAGGGAGTAACGGTGGGAACCACGGACGATATTACGACCCCTTTTATTTGCCCGCAGTCGATGCCTGCATCTTCCATCAGGTTCTTTAAAAGGATACCGTATTCATCTTCCGTCTGTTCCTTGTGGGTCGAAAATCTCCAGTGGGCTGCGAGTTCTTTCCCTCTGAAAACTCCGAAAACTATGTTGGTGTTGCCCACGTCTATGGTGAGAAGCAAAATATCACCTTCTTGCCCTTTTAAGACTCCTATAAACCAGGGCAGTTATCAAAACAGCCACCACTATCTCGGGGATACCGTGGGTAACAGCAACTGTCCATGCTGCAGGAGCTGGCAGGTATCCTCTCATGACCGCAATTCCCAACACTCCCGCTGTATTGGTGATGGTACCGAAAGCCGCTGCCAGGGCCACACTGCCGGTTAACCTGTAGGCATAGTAGGCTACCACACCAATAAACACCCTAGGCAAAATTGCTACCACCGGGTCAGCAAAAATCGGAGAACCTGCCCTCATAAAGCTGTGAAGGCCGAATATGAGACCAGTCAAAGCCCCTGCTACCGGTCCTTCCAGCACTCCTCCCAATACGGCCGGGATGTGCATTGTCGTTGCATGTCCCGCCGCAGTGGGAACCGGAATGAACCCTAGGGGAGTCATACCTAGGACTATGGAGATAGCCCCCAGAACCCCTGCTACCGCTAGAGTTCTTACCCCGAGTGCCGCTCCCTTCGCCCTGCCGCTGTTCATTTTTTCACCTCCCGTTCCGGCTCCTTCAGGATGCCGGACGAATTACAATCTTATTTTATCACAACTACCGGAAAAATCAACGCAAAAAAGGGAAGCCCTCTTATGCACTTTCAAGGGCTTCCCTTTTCATTGCAATAAGCAGGTCTTCCAGCTTCGTGAGAAATTCTGCGATAACGCTGCTGCTCAAGCTGTAGTAGACGTATTTCCCTTCCTGTCGGCTTTTTATGATTCCGCTTATCTTAAGAAGTCTCAGGTGTCCCGAAATATTCGACTGGCTCGCACCCAGCTCCTGAACAAGCTGGCTTACTGTTTTTTCCCTTTCCCTTAAAGCTTCCACTATCCTGAGCCTGGTTTTATCCGCCAAGCTTTCCAAAAATCTTACTTTGGATTCAACTGCATTCAACGTCAATCGGTTCCCCCCTTGCAGCATTCTCCTTCTTTCACTTTTTTATCATACCAGATTTTGTCCGCTATTTCACCCCATTTTTCGGCATATTGCTTCAATTTTTCTGCAAATTCTGCTGCTGTCTCGTTGGCAGTAAGCTGCGTGCTGTAAGCCCCGCTTTCTTCCACAATTTCCTTGAGCATTTCCGGATTGTCTATGAGGGGACACGGTCTTCTCATGTTCATGTTGAAAGGCTGCCTTTTTTGATACGCCAGCATCAGCGGCGAACGAAGCGCATCTTTGAGGCTTATATTTTTAATATTGCACGTGGAGTAGTGAACAAAAGCACATGGTTCAACTTCTCCCTGAGCATTTATATGAAGGTATCTCCTGCCTCCGGCTATGCACCCGTTGGAAGCCTCGCCGTCGTTCCAGAAATCAATAATCAATATGGGCTTGGTTTTCCTGTACTCCAAAATTCTGTCGTATATATATGCCCTTTGCTCAGGCGTCGCCATCATCTCAAGGTCCACATCTTTGCCTATAGGTATATATGTAAAATACCAGGCAAAGGCCGCTCCTTTATCAACCAGCATATCCACGAATTCCTCGCTGGCAAGCTCCTCTGTATTGTGTCTCGTGTAAGTAACTGATACCCCATATATGAGCCCCGCTTCTCTCATTTTATCCATGGCGTTCATTACCTTCTTGAAAACCCCTTTGCCTCTTCGCCTGTCTGTCGTTTCTTCAAACCCCTCGATGCTGAAAGCTAAGGTCACGTTGCCAAGCTTCTGCATGTTTTTAACAAGTTCGTCGTCCACTAAAGTCCCGTTTGTGAAAAGGTGAAACACCATGGAGCCGTGCTTTTCCGCGAGTTTGAGAATGTCGTCCTTTCTAAGAAGCGGTTCGCCGCCGGACATGACCATGAAGTATATTCCCAGCTCCTGGGCTTCAGTGCAGATCCTGTCCATAAGTTCAAAGCTCAGCTCTTCCCTTTTCTGGTAATCGCCTGCCCAGCAGCCGATGCAGTTGAGGTTGCACCTTTCAGTGGGGTCTACCAGCAGCGCCCACGGCACCGAGCATCCCAGTTTTTTCGCATTTTCCATCTGCCTCGGCACTCCGAGGAAGCTGGCGTTCACGAAAAAGTTCACCGCCATCTTCTGTTTAACGTTGGGATGGGTATTGGTAAGCAGCCGCTCGGCAAACTTGTACCAG is part of the Caldanaerovirga acetigignens genome and harbors:
- the dusB gene encoding tRNA dihydrouridine synthase DusB: MQFDWGNREGFPNLDFPPIFLAPMAGITDLPFRLICKELGADVVITEMVSTRGLCYGDKKTESLLLVDPMEHPVGVQLFGNDPEFFCKAIEKIKDYPFDFININMGCPTPKIVKNGDGCALMREPALAQEIIRESVRTSRVPVTVKIRKGWDDEHVNAVEFSKMAEESGATMVIIHGRTREQFYSGRADWNIIREVKKAVNVPVIGNGDIFSAEDALSMLEQTGCDGVMVGRGALGNPFIFREIKHYLRTGEKLPKPTLDEKRLVIYRHLDLAFNFHGEKIGLLEMRKHIAWYLKGLPHSSVVKQKIQRSNSVSEIKSMLDEYFVILRNASGQEVV
- a CDS encoding type III pantothenate kinase, with translation MLLTIDVGNTNIVFGVFRGKELAAHWRFSTHKEQTEDEYGILLKNLMEDAGIDCGQIKGVVISSVVPTVTPYLEKMCGKYLRVKPLLVGPGIKTGINIRVENPREVGADRIVNMVGATYKYKVPLIVVDFGTATTFDAVSSNMEFLGGAIAPGLLISAEALFKSASKLFRVEIVKPERVIGKNTTTNIQSGLFYGYAGLVDNIVELMKKEMEEELGEEDIFVVATGGVAHLIAPGTRTIDKVDSMLTLEGLRIIYEKNAI
- a CDS encoding ECF transporter S component — translated: MNSGRAKGAALGVRTLAVAGVLGAISIVLGMTPLGFIPVPTAAGHATTMHIPAVLGGVLEGPVAGALTGLIFGLHSFMRAGSPIFADPVVAILPRVFIGVVAYYAYRLTGSVALAAAFGTITNTAGVLGIAVMRGYLPAPAAWTVAVTHGIPEIVVAVLITALVYRSLKRARR
- a CDS encoding ArsR/SmtB family transcription factor; translation: MTLNAVESKVRFLESLADKTRLRIVEALREREKTVSQLVQELGASQSNISGHLRLLKISGIIKSRQEGKYVYYSLSSSVIAEFLTKLEDLLIAMKREALESA
- a CDS encoding radical SAM protein: MDLARTLLGEKVIEQGVRFLVNEPINNMERMLEWVEKIPMPEHHRRNVSSVKKFLQNKDSNWYKFAERLLTNTHPNVKQKMAVNFFVNASFLGVPRQMENAKKLGCSVPWALLVDPTERCNLNCIGCWAGDYQKREELSFELMDRICTEAQELGIYFMVMSGGEPLLRKDDILKLAEKHGSMVFHLFTNGTLVDDELVKNMQKLGNVTLAFSIEGFEETTDRRRGKGVFKKVMNAMDKMREAGLIYGVSVTYTRHNTEELASEEFVDMLVDKGAAFAWYFTYIPIGKDVDLEMMATPEQRAYIYDRILEYRKTKPILIIDFWNDGEASNGCIAGGRRYLHINAQGEVEPCAFVHYSTCNIKNISLKDALRSPLMLAYQKRQPFNMNMRRPCPLIDNPEMLKEIVEESGAYSTQLTANETAAEFAEKLKQYAEKWGEIADKIWYDKKVKEGECCKGGTD